The genomic window CCCCAAATAATAAAGTTGTTCAATCGCGCCAGACAGACGGGGTGACGGGGAGACGCGGAGAGGGGGAGACGCGGAGACGGGGAGGCTGGGGAGATATCTGTTTGATTGTCTTGGCGTACAGTTGGTTTTCTAATCTCCAAACGGCTGGGACACCCCAATCGATCGCGCACCCAGGCGCTTGTAAAATCAACTGTACCGTTGAGGAAGATTAGGGCGTAAAACAATGTCCACAGTTCTTCGTAGCGCAGGGATTGCAGGCTGAGATAGATTTGATATCCCAATCCTCCCGCACCAATAATTCCCAACACTGCGGCGGAACGAATCGAGCATTCAAAGCGGTAGAAGGCGTAGGAGAGAAGGTTTAAAAAGGCTTGGGGAATGAGGGTGTAGAGGAAGGCTTTGGGTGGAGAAACGCCGCTATTGAGGAGGGTAATTAAGGGTTGTCGAGGGGTTTCGTCGAGAATTTCGGAGAATACTTTTGCAACGACAGTACCAAAAGAGAGCGCGATCGCGCCAATGGCAACTAAAGGATCGAGTCCCCAGATATTAATGAATAATAACCCCCAAAGCATTTCATGAACGGCTCTTGGTGCGGCGAGTAATGCTCGCAATCCTACCCACAGCACTTTGGGAACGCGGCGAAATACAG from Lusitaniella coriacea LEGE 07157 includes these protein-coding regions:
- a CDS encoding PhnE/PtxC family ABC transporter permease, which codes for MNEKIVWGLFCCGAIALSLSQTGIFRQPLFNPDGLPLLGRFLLASFHPNLSPDFLRLTLDATLTTLAYGVCGTFLSVVFGFFGGIFASQVWWFSVFRRVPKVLWVGLRALLAAPRAVHEMLWGLLFINIWGLDPLVAIGAIALSFGTVVAKVFSEILDETPRQPLITLLNSGVSPPKAFLYTLIPQAFLNLLSYAFYRFECSIRSAAVLGIIGAGGLGYQIYLSLQSLRYEELWTLFYALIFLNGTVDFTSAWVRDRLGCPSRLEIRKPTVRQDNQTDISPASPSPRLPLSASPRHPVCLARLNNFIIWG